A single Osmerus mordax isolate fOsmMor3 chromosome 7, fOsmMor3.pri, whole genome shotgun sequence DNA region contains:
- the b4galt5 gene encoding LOW QUALITY PROTEIN: beta-1,4-galactosyltransferase 5 (The sequence of the model RefSeq protein was modified relative to this genomic sequence to represent the inferred CDS: inserted 3 bases in 3 codons; deleted 2 bases in 1 codon), producing MPRHLRFRRRSFLGLIFLFSLSTSALYFIYSAPGIVNEYLFMVQARGIQIRENVKNIGAQVLEQVVRGAYSANSTDYTYDFNLVESDDPATSYLPEGFTYLSSQLCPEKLPTMNGRLQVNMSEVSLEEVERVLLAAEPSLSPGGYWKPQDCVPRWKVAILVPFRNRHEHLPILXQHLVPVLQSQRLQFAFYVIEQTGTEPFNRAMLFNVGFKEAMRDMDWDCLVFHDVDHLMENDRNYYGCGEMPRHFAVKLNKYSTCELPYNEFFGGVSGLTVEQYRKINGFPXAFWGWGGXDDDLWNRVQYANYTVSRPQGELGSYMSIPHHHRGEVQFLGRYTLLRHSKERQSLDGLNNLHYSPLVSRRPLYTNVSVSLSRQLAQIADY from the exons ATGCCGAGACATTTACGATTCCGAAGAAGGTCATTCCTTGGgcttattttccttttttcacTGTCCACCTCCGCATTGTACTTCATCTATTCAGCGCCCGGTATCG TGAATGAGTACCTGTTCATGGTCCAGGCCAGAGGGATCCAGATCCGTGAGAACGTGAAGAACATCGGCGCCCAGGTTCTGGAGCAGGTGGTGAGAGGAGCGTACAGTGCCAACAGCACAG ACTATACGTATGACTTCAACCTAGTTGAGAGTGACGATCCAGCCACCTCGTACCTCCCTGAGGGCTTCACGTACCTATCCTCCCAGCTCTGCCCCGAGAAACTGCCTACCATGA acggcAGGTTGCAGGTTAATATGAGTGaggtgtctctggaggaggtggagcgcgTGCTGTTGGCAGCAGAGCCAAGCTTGTCCCCTGGAGGCTACTGGAAGCCACAGGACTGTGTTCCCcgctggaag GTGGCGATCCTCGTCCCTTTCAGGAACCGTCATGAGCACCTGCCTATCC CTCAACACCTGGTGCCAGTACTGCAGAGTCAGAGGCTGCAGTTTGCATTCTATGTCATAGAGCAG acagggacagagccgTTTAACAGGGCCATGCTATTCAATGTGGGCTTCAAGGAAGCCATGCGAGACATGGACTGGGACTGCCTTGTGTTCCACGACGTCGACCACCTCATGGAGAACGACAGGAACTACTACGGCTGTGGAGAGATGCCTCGACACTTCGCCGTCAAGCTCAACAAGTACTCTACATGTGA GCTTCCGTATAACGAGTTCTTCGGTGGCGTCAGTGGTCTCACGGTGGAACAGTACAGAAAGATCAACGGCTTTC ATGCattctggggctggggag aagaTGATGATCTGTGGAACAG gGTGCAGTATGCCAACTATACTGTCAGTCGGCCGCAGGGTGAACTTGGTTCG TACATGTCCATCCCTCACCATCACCGTGGAGAGGTCCAGTTTCTGGGCAG GTATACTCTGCTGCGCCATtctaaggagagacagagtctggaTGGCCTTAACAACCTGCACTACTCCCCCCTGGTGTCCCGGAGGCCTCTCTACACCAACGTTTCTGTCAGCCTGAGCCGACAGTTAGCCCAGATTGCGGACTACTAA